A section of the Paenibacillus yonginensis genome encodes:
- the rsmH gene encoding 16S rRNA (cytosine(1402)-N(4))-methyltransferase RsmH → MFHHITVLKEEATEGLHIKPDGIYVDCTLGGGGHSSVILSKLGPKGRLIAFDQDDWAHDNAKERLQAYADRLILVKSNFRHLEEQLRTLPEVPQVDGYPQVDGILYDLGVSSPQFDEGERGFSYNSDAPLDMRMDRSTDLTARNIVNEWPEKEIARILFQYGEEKFSRRIAKVIVEARQETPVETTGQLVELIKAGIPAAARRTGGHPAKRSFQALRIAVNDELGAFEDSLHQAVRCLAPGGRVSVITFHSLEDRLCKQIFAGYVSKCVCPPDLPMCACGASENGTLKLINRKPIVPSAEELEQNPRARSAKLRVAEKL, encoded by the coding sequence TTGTTCCATCACATCACAGTGCTTAAAGAAGAAGCGACAGAAGGGCTGCATATTAAGCCGGACGGCATTTATGTGGACTGTACGCTTGGAGGCGGCGGCCACAGCTCGGTTATTTTATCCAAACTTGGGCCAAAAGGGCGGCTTATTGCTTTTGATCAGGACGATTGGGCTCATGATAATGCCAAAGAAAGACTGCAAGCGTATGCGGACAGGCTGATTCTGGTCAAAAGCAATTTCCGCCATCTCGAGGAACAGCTCAGGACTCTGCCCGAAGTTCCGCAAGTGGATGGATATCCGCAGGTAGACGGCATTTTGTATGATCTGGGCGTATCTTCTCCCCAGTTTGATGAAGGGGAAAGAGGTTTCAGCTACAATTCGGATGCCCCGCTCGATATGCGGATGGACCGTTCCACGGACCTGACGGCACGGAATATCGTGAACGAATGGCCGGAGAAAGAGATCGCCAGAATCCTGTTCCAATATGGGGAGGAGAAATTCTCCAGACGGATTGCCAAGGTCATTGTAGAAGCCCGGCAGGAAACGCCGGTTGAAACAACCGGACAGCTGGTCGAGCTGATTAAGGCGGGCATACCGGCTGCGGCAAGACGGACGGGCGGACATCCTGCCAAACGGAGCTTTCAGGCGCTTCGCATTGCCGTTAATGACGAGTTAGGCGCCTTTGAGGACAGCTTGCATCAGGCGGTGCGCTGTCTGGCTCCCGGCGGGAGAGTCTCCGTGATCACCTTCCATTCCTTGGAGGACAGGCTGTGCAAGCAAATCTTTGCAGGCTATGTCAGCAAATGCGTCTGTCCACCAGACCTGCCGATGTGCGCTTGCGGAGCCAGCGAGAACGGCACGTTGAAATTGATTAACAGAAAGCCGATCGTGCCTTCTGCGGAAGAATTGGAGCAAAACCCGCGTGCCCGTTCGGCCAAATTGCGAGTCGCGGAGAAACTATAA
- the mraZ gene encoding division/cell wall cluster transcriptional repressor MraZ, whose amino-acid sequence MFMGEFQHSIDDKGRITIPAKFRDSLGTTFVVTRGLDHCLFVYPLSEWEVLETKLKALPLMKSDARAFTRFFFSGATECEWDKQGRVNLPANLRDYAKLEKECVVLGVSNRVEIWNRETWNQYFDQSEDTFNEIAEKLVDFNFDL is encoded by the coding sequence ATGTTTATGGGGGAATTCCAGCATAGCATTGATGACAAAGGCCGGATTACGATCCCGGCTAAATTCCGCGACTCTTTAGGAACCACTTTTGTTGTCACCCGGGGTTTGGACCACTGCTTGTTTGTTTACCCCTTGTCGGAATGGGAAGTGCTCGAGACTAAGCTTAAGGCGCTTCCGCTGATGAAGTCCGATGCGCGGGCGTTTACCCGCTTTTTTTTCTCCGGGGCAACGGAATGCGAATGGGATAAACAGGGAAGGGTAAATTTACCGGCCAATTTAAGAGATTATGCGAAGCTGGAGAAGGAATGTGTCGTGCTTGGCGTATCCAACCGGGTAGAAATCTGGAATAGGGAAACCTGGAATCAGTATTTCGATCAATCGGAGGACACCTTTAACGAAATTGCTGAGAAACTTGTCGATTTTAATTTTGATTTGTAA
- a CDS encoding adenosylhomocysteinase — MAANARENSIVADLALAPQGHLKIDWVEAHMPVLSRIRKQFEAEKPFKGLKVTICLHLEAKTAYLAKVVQAGGAEVTITGSNPLSTQDDVCAALVEDGVTVFAKYNPDPAEYKQLVRKSLESKPDLIIDDGGDLVTLLQSECPELGENIRGGAEETTTGIIRLKALDKQNLLKFPMVAVNDAYCKYLFDNRYGTGQSAWDGIIRTTNLVVAGKTVVVVGYGWCGKGVAMRAKGLGANVIVTEVDAIKAVEAHMDGFRVMPMVEAAKLGDFFITVTGNKYVINGEHYDVMKDGAILSNAGHFDVEFSKPDLEARSESIRTVRKNIEEYRLKDGRKIYALGEGRLVNLAAADGHPAEIMDTTFALQALGLKYVNDHYKEMGKTVINVPYEIDEQVARYKLESLDIAIDTLSDEQRKYLESWQA, encoded by the coding sequence ATGGCAGCAAATGCACGGGAGAACAGCATTGTCGCTGATCTCGCTTTGGCTCCGCAGGGGCATCTCAAGATTGATTGGGTGGAAGCTCATATGCCGGTGCTCAGCCGGATCCGCAAGCAGTTTGAAGCTGAGAAGCCCTTTAAGGGGCTTAAAGTTACCATCTGTCTGCATCTGGAAGCCAAAACGGCTTATTTGGCCAAAGTAGTTCAGGCCGGAGGAGCGGAAGTAACGATTACCGGCAGCAATCCGCTGTCTACGCAGGATGATGTATGTGCGGCGCTTGTTGAAGACGGAGTTACGGTGTTTGCCAAATACAACCCGGACCCTGCCGAATATAAGCAGCTGGTTCGCAAATCGCTTGAATCCAAACCGGATCTGATTATCGACGATGGCGGGGATCTTGTTACGCTGCTGCAGTCCGAATGTCCCGAGCTTGGCGAGAATATCCGCGGCGGGGCGGAGGAGACAACAACCGGCATTATCCGCTTGAAGGCACTGGACAAGCAGAACCTGCTCAAATTCCCGATGGTGGCCGTCAACGATGCTTATTGCAAATATTTGTTCGATAATCGTTACGGCACAGGGCAGTCGGCCTGGGACGGCATTATCCGCACGACCAATCTGGTTGTTGCCGGCAAAACCGTGGTAGTTGTAGGTTATGGCTGGTGCGGCAAAGGGGTGGCGATGCGCGCCAAAGGTTTGGGAGCCAACGTAATTGTTACGGAAGTGGATGCGATTAAAGCGGTTGAGGCGCATATGGACGGCTTCCGCGTAATGCCGATGGTCGAAGCGGCCAAGCTGGGCGATTTCTTCATCACCGTTACCGGCAACAAATATGTGATTAATGGCGAGCATTATGACGTAATGAAAGACGGAGCAATCCTGTCCAATGCAGGACACTTTGACGTGGAATTCAGCAAACCGGATCTGGAAGCCAGAAGCGAATCGATTCGGACCGTGCGGAAAAATATCGAGGAATACCGGCTCAAGGACGGCCGCAAAATTTACGCGCTGGGCGAAGGCAGACTGGTTAATTTGGCGGCAGCTGACGGACATCCGGCGGAAATCATGGACACCACCTTTGCGCTGCAGGCGCTTGGTTTGAAATATGTCAATGATCACTACAAGGAAATGGGCAAAACGGTGATTAACGTTCCTTATGAAATCGATGAGCAGGTAGCCAGATACAAGCTGGAAAGCCTGGATATTGCGATTGATACCTTAAGTGACGAGCAACGAAAGTATTTGGAAAGCTGGCAGGCTTAA
- the bshC gene encoding bacillithiol biosynthesis cysteine-adding enzyme BshC produces the protein MKIIDKPLSARQPLAAALTADFSSVAHLYQSDASKPANWQARLEWLDHNEDNRINRQDVVNVLRSYNERHNAHPRVGESLNRLEQKGTAVIVGGQQSGLFTGPMLVIYKAATIIKAARKAEAELGRPVVPVFWIAGEDHDWDESNHTYVLSTELKVTRIRMHRDDDLRTPVSYTTVKASEWSRVIEELNELLPDTEFKPQLLADLRESAAETLSLSFARLLGKLFGAYGLVLLDSADPELRKLEKDMFASIIREGDALTASYIEAARQIREMGLEEQAEVAEDGANLFYLQDQKRLLLFRSGDRYQDRSGRVSFTREQLLEQIEQHPERFSNNVLTRPLMQDALLPVLGFVLGDGEIAYWALLKKAFGVLNLQMPLLLPRMSFTVVDGTLQKYMDQYGLTFEEVRDHFQQRKSAWLNQQDNVHVDERFAEVKEAFTRLYDPLIEQLGTIEKGLVRLGGTNKERILAQMDYLQGKAKDALATANEATLRHWDRIYLSLMPQDKLQERVYNIFYYLNRYGTDFMEQLMEIPYETNACHKLILL, from the coding sequence ATGAAGATTATAGATAAACCGCTATCTGCAAGGCAGCCTCTGGCAGCCGCATTAACAGCGGATTTTTCGAGTGTCGCTCATTTGTATCAAAGCGACGCCTCGAAGCCGGCTAACTGGCAGGCAAGATTGGAATGGCTTGATCATAATGAGGACAATCGAATCAATCGTCAAGACGTTGTGAATGTTCTCCGCTCATATAATGAACGGCATAATGCCCATCCGCGGGTTGGCGAGTCGCTGAACCGGCTGGAGCAGAAGGGGACAGCTGTGATCGTGGGCGGGCAGCAATCCGGTTTGTTCACGGGTCCGATGCTTGTGATTTATAAAGCGGCCACGATTATCAAAGCGGCAAGAAAAGCCGAAGCCGAACTTGGCCGTCCGGTAGTGCCTGTCTTTTGGATTGCCGGGGAGGATCATGACTGGGATGAATCCAACCATACATACGTCCTGTCTACGGAATTAAAAGTCACCCGAATCCGGATGCACCGTGATGATGATCTGCGTACTCCGGTCAGCTATACAACCGTTAAGGCCTCCGAATGGTCCAGAGTGATTGAGGAGTTAAACGAACTGCTGCCGGATACGGAGTTTAAACCTCAGCTGCTGGCTGATTTGCGGGAATCCGCCGCGGAGACGCTGTCTTTGAGCTTTGCCAGGCTGCTTGGGAAGCTGTTTGGAGCCTATGGCCTTGTCCTGCTTGATTCAGCCGATCCCGAGCTGAGAAAGCTGGAGAAAGATATGTTCGCTTCTATTATCCGGGAAGGCGATGCCTTGACCGCTTCCTATATTGAAGCTGCCCGTCAAATCCGTGAAATGGGGCTGGAGGAACAGGCTGAGGTCGCCGAGGACGGGGCCAATCTTTTTTATCTTCAGGATCAGAAGAGGCTTCTGTTGTTCCGCAGCGGCGACCGGTATCAGGACCGGAGCGGGCGGGTTTCTTTTACTCGTGAGCAATTGTTGGAGCAGATTGAGCAGCACCCGGAACGTTTCAGCAACAATGTATTAACCCGGCCTTTAATGCAGGATGCGCTGCTGCCTGTGCTTGGTTTTGTGCTCGGCGATGGCGAGATTGCTTATTGGGCGCTTCTCAAGAAAGCTTTTGGCGTCTTGAACCTGCAAATGCCTTTGTTGCTGCCACGCATGTCATTTACTGTAGTGGATGGAACGCTGCAGAAATATATGGATCAATATGGATTGACCTTTGAAGAGGTCAGAGACCATTTTCAGCAGAGAAAATCCGCCTGGCTGAATCAGCAGGACAACGTTCATGTTGATGAACGTTTTGCCGAAGTGAAAGAAGCCTTCACCCGTTTATATGATCCGCTTATTGAACAGCTGGGGACTATTGAGAAAGGTCTGGTCAGGCTGGGAGGCACCAATAAAGAGCGGATCCTGGCGCAGATGGATTATCTGCAGGGCAAAGCCAAAGACGCTTTGGCTACGGCAAACGAAGCAACACTCCGGCATTGGGACCGGATTTATTTATCATTAATGCCGCAGGATAAACTTCAGGAACGGGTGTACAATATTTTCTATTATTTGAACCGTTACGGTACGGATTTTATGGAGCAATTGATGGAAATTCCTTATGAAACGAACGCGTGTCACAAGTTGATTTTACTCTAA
- a CDS encoding ABC transporter ATP-binding protein produces the protein MSQPLIEVDGLKKFFNVGQGKTLKAVNDISFSIQKGETLGLVGESGCGKSTAGRTILRLYEPTAGSVRFEGTDIYKLSPGKMKAMRRDMQMIFQDPYASLNPRFTVMDIIGEALDIHGLAGSRKERKKRVEELLDMVGLKSDHASRYPHEFSGGQRQRIGIARALAVNPKFIICDEPISALDVSIQAQVVNLLTELQNKLGLTYLFVAHDLSMVKHISDRVAVMYLGKVVELAPSEELYSNPQHPYTQTLLSAIPVPDPEVEANKKRILLEDDASGPISGKNDSGSGGAFDLENSELVEVSKGHFVAMPRK, from the coding sequence TTGAGTCAACCTTTAATTGAAGTAGACGGTTTGAAGAAGTTTTTTAACGTTGGTCAAGGCAAAACCTTGAAGGCCGTTAACGATATCAGCTTTTCGATTCAAAAAGGGGAAACCCTGGGTCTCGTAGGGGAATCCGGCTGTGGTAAATCGACCGCTGGTCGTACGATTCTCCGTTTGTACGAGCCAACTGCGGGCAGCGTTCGGTTTGAAGGCACGGACATTTACAAGCTGTCCCCGGGTAAAATGAAAGCGATGCGCCGCGATATGCAGATGATCTTCCAAGATCCTTATGCTTCGTTGAACCCGCGTTTTACGGTTATGGACATTATCGGCGAAGCGCTTGATATTCACGGCCTTGCCGGCAGCCGTAAGGAACGGAAGAAACGGGTGGAAGAGCTGCTTGATATGGTAGGACTTAAATCCGACCACGCTTCCCGTTATCCGCATGAATTCTCCGGCGGTCAGCGCCAGCGGATCGGGATTGCCCGCGCTCTTGCGGTAAATCCGAAGTTCATCATTTGTGACGAACCGATTTCCGCGCTGGACGTATCCATTCAGGCTCAGGTTGTAAACCTGCTGACTGAACTGCAGAACAAGCTGGGACTTACGTATTTGTTTGTGGCCCATGACTTGTCTATGGTTAAACATATCAGTGACCGCGTAGCCGTTATGTATCTGGGCAAAGTGGTAGAGCTTGCGCCGAGCGAAGAGCTTTACTCTAATCCTCAGCATCCATATACCCAAACGCTTTTATCCGCGATTCCGGTTCCGGACCCGGAAGTGGAAGCCAACAAGAAACGGATTTTGCTGGAGGACGATGCATCGGGTCCGATTTCCGGCAAAAACGACTCCGGCTCCGGCGGTGCCTTCGACTTGGAGAACTCCGAGCTGGTTGAGGTTTCCAAAGGACATTTTGTGGCTATGCCTCGTAAATAA
- a CDS encoding ABC transporter ATP-binding protein, whose product MEPILQVKDLHVSFKVRGGEVQAVRGVNFELGKGETIAIVGESGSGKSVTAQSIMRLIPSPPSFVKNGEIIFQGENLLNKTNKQMESIRGKDIGMIFQDPMTSLNPTIKVGRQITEGLIKHQNLSGQEAKKRAIEMLKMVGIKNAEARYNQYPHEFSGGMRQRVMIAIALACRPALLIADEPTTALDVTIQAQILDVMRDMQQKLGTSIILITHDLGVVAGMCDRVIVMYAGEVVETGTKWEIFKNPSHPYTQGLLRSLPRVDQSKDEPLIPIPGTPPDLIKPPVGCPFAARCPHAMKVCEQIDPDPTEFSETHMARCWLHHPMAQEVNPS is encoded by the coding sequence ATGGAACCGATTTTGCAGGTTAAAGATTTGCATGTTTCCTTCAAAGTAAGAGGCGGAGAGGTTCAAGCTGTCCGCGGCGTTAATTTTGAACTAGGCAAAGGGGAAACCATTGCCATCGTAGGTGAATCCGGTAGTGGTAAAAGTGTTACCGCGCAATCGATTATGCGTCTTATTCCATCACCTCCTTCTTTTGTAAAGAATGGCGAAATTATTTTCCAGGGCGAGAACCTGCTGAATAAAACGAACAAACAAATGGAAAGTATCCGCGGTAAAGATATCGGAATGATCTTCCAAGATCCGATGACTTCCCTTAATCCTACTATTAAAGTAGGGCGCCAAATCACGGAAGGTTTGATTAAACACCAGAACCTGTCCGGGCAAGAGGCGAAAAAGAGAGCCATTGAAATGCTGAAAATGGTTGGCATCAAAAACGCTGAAGCACGTTATAACCAGTATCCGCACGAATTCTCCGGCGGCATGCGTCAACGGGTTATGATCGCGATTGCACTGGCCTGCCGGCCGGCGCTGCTTATCGCGGACGAACCAACGACCGCGCTCGACGTTACGATACAAGCTCAAATCCTGGATGTCATGAGAGACATGCAGCAAAAATTGGGTACGTCAATCATTTTGATTACACACGACCTCGGTGTTGTAGCCGGCATGTGTGATCGCGTTATTGTTATGTATGCCGGTGAAGTGGTGGAGACAGGAACGAAATGGGAGATCTTCAAAAACCCAAGCCATCCTTATACGCAAGGTTTGCTTCGTTCCCTGCCGCGGGTTGACCAAAGCAAAGACGAGCCGCTGATCCCGATTCCGGGTACGCCGCCGGATTTGATCAAACCGCCTGTTGGCTGTCCGTTTGCGGCACGCTGTCCGCATGCTATGAAGGTCTGCGAACAGATTGATCCAGATCCGACTGAATTCAGCGAAACGCATATGGCTCGCTGCTGGCTGCATCATCCAATGGCACAGGAGGTGAATCCGTCTTGA
- a CDS encoding ABC transporter permease, producing MSLDSNSAVKPNVALTPDDFRKLDTSEKNAEVIQRESVSAWKDAWRRLIENKVAMGALILLALIVIMAIIGPWISKFNYYTNDLLATNQKPSAEHWFGTDDLGRDMFVRTWMGARISLIVGLVAALIDLLIGVIYGGVMGYFGGRVDEIMNKFSEILYAIPYLLVTILLLVVFEPSLGTIILALTITGWINMSWIVRGEIMQLKNREFVLASRSMGAGSGRLLFRHLLPNAVGPIIVTLTLSVPNAIFSEAFLSFLGLGVQAPVASLGSMVNDALTGWMYYPWRMLFPAILISVMMLAFNIFGDGLRDALDPKLKK from the coding sequence ATGTCTTTAGATTCCAACTCTGCTGTTAAACCAAACGTGGCATTGACGCCCGATGATTTCCGCAAATTGGACACATCTGAGAAAAACGCTGAGGTTATCCAGCGTGAGAGCGTTTCTGCCTGGAAAGACGCCTGGCGGCGGCTTATCGAAAACAAGGTAGCTATGGGGGCTTTGATTCTTCTGGCTTTAATTGTGATTATGGCCATCATTGGCCCATGGATTTCGAAATTCAATTATTATACAAATGATCTGCTCGCAACGAACCAGAAGCCTTCGGCTGAGCATTGGTTCGGCACGGATGATTTGGGCCGGGACATGTTTGTCCGTACCTGGATGGGGGCCCGGATTTCCTTGATCGTTGGCCTGGTAGCGGCTCTGATTGACTTGCTTATCGGAGTTATTTACGGCGGAGTCATGGGTTACTTCGGCGGCCGTGTCGATGAAATCATGAACAAATTCTCTGAAATTTTGTACGCTATTCCTTATCTGCTTGTTACGATTCTTCTTCTGGTCGTGTTCGAGCCAAGCTTGGGAACGATTATCTTGGCCTTGACGATTACAGGCTGGATCAATATGTCTTGGATTGTCCGCGGTGAAATTATGCAGCTCAAAAACCGCGAGTTCGTGCTTGCTTCCCGTTCGATGGGCGCCGGCTCCGGACGTTTGCTGTTCCGTCACCTGCTGCCGAATGCGGTAGGTCCGATCATTGTAACGTTGACTTTGTCCGTACCGAATGCGATTTTCTCGGAAGCCTTCCTCAGCTTCTTGGGTCTGGGTGTACAGGCACCGGTTGCATCCCTCGGTTCCATGGTTAACGACGCTCTGACAGGCTGGATGTATTATCCTTGGCGCATGTTGTTCCCTGCCATTCTGATCAGTGTAATGATGCTTGCATTTAACATTTTTGGCGACGGTCTTCGCGACGCGCTTGATCCTAAATTGAAAAAATAG
- a CDS encoding ABC transporter permease has product MFRYVLSKVFYLLVSLFILVSATFFLMKAIPGDPFQSEKKVPPEIRARLFEQYGFDKPLYVQYGKYLGNIVQGDLGISMKHVNQDVTGLILKTFSASLKLGIIAIVVSLIVGVLLGMLAALYHRKLIDNVAMVLAVLGIAVPSFVLAALLQFFFAFKLHIFRVAGFETPLDYVLPVVALSAQPIAFIARLTRSSMLEVLHADYIKTAKAKGLNWFTIMFRHVVRNGIMPVITYMGPMTANIVTGSVVIEQVFGIGGIGKQFVESITNRDYPLIMGITIFYGVLLMLARLVSDLLYVVVDPRVKLSSRKEG; this is encoded by the coding sequence ATGTTTCGATACGTGTTAAGTAAAGTCTTCTATTTGCTGGTCTCCCTGTTTATTTTGGTATCTGCCACTTTCTTTCTGATGAAAGCGATCCCGGGTGACCCGTTCCAGTCCGAGAAAAAAGTTCCGCCCGAAATTCGAGCACGTCTGTTTGAACAGTACGGATTCGATAAACCGCTGTATGTACAATACGGCAAATATTTAGGCAACATCGTTCAAGGTGATCTTGGGATTTCGATGAAACACGTAAACCAGGATGTTACCGGGCTAATTCTGAAAACCTTCTCAGCCTCCCTTAAACTGGGGATTATCGCGATCGTTGTGTCGCTTATTGTCGGTGTGCTGCTGGGGATGCTCGCGGCGCTTTATCACCGAAAGTTGATCGACAATGTTGCGATGGTTCTGGCTGTATTGGGAATTGCCGTACCAAGCTTTGTGCTCGCGGCTTTACTTCAGTTTTTCTTTGCCTTTAAGCTCCATATCTTTAGGGTTGCTGGCTTTGAAACGCCGCTCGATTACGTGCTTCCGGTTGTAGCGTTGTCGGCGCAGCCGATAGCCTTTATAGCCCGTTTGACACGTTCCAGCATGTTGGAAGTCCTGCATGCGGATTATATCAAAACCGCAAAAGCAAAAGGTCTGAATTGGTTTACCATCATGTTTAGACACGTAGTGCGAAACGGGATTATGCCAGTCATTACGTATATGGGACCTATGACGGCTAACATCGTAACAGGTTCGGTAGTTATCGAGCAGGTCTTCGGGATCGGCGGCATCGGCAAACAATTTGTCGAATCGATTACAAACCGGGACTATCCGCTTATTATGGGGATTACCATCTTCTACGGCGTTCTGTTGATGCTTGCTCGATTGGTTTCCGATCTATTGTATGTTGTAGTTGATCCACGCGTGAAACTAAGTTCAAGGAAGGAGGGCTAA
- a CDS encoding peptide ABC transporter substrate-binding protein, translated as MKKQRWLVLLTLVLAVSFVLAACGSNNNNSAANSGNGGSNTGSSNAGGEEKLAADQTLRINFAADVPTFDPAQAQDNQAHTALNLMYEGLVRVDENSKEVPGVAESWEPDSTGKVYTFHLRKDAKWSNGDPVTANDFVFAWQRVLDPKTQPAPAYAYQLFYLKNAEAYNQGKITDFSQVGVKAVDDYTLEVTLENTTPYFVNLTSFYTYFPVHKSVADNDKWATDPSTMITNGPFTLTGLVTGQSMEFTKNPNYWDNKDIKLDKIKATVVNSAATEVLSYQSGELDRAGQPNGNIPADQIQILKDQYKDEFHIDPVASLYYYEFNTKAKPFDNAKIRKAFAMAIDRQAIVDNVTKAGQVPAFGLIPPGINGAEKSFREEYPEDYFKEDVTEAKKLLQEGMAEEGITSLPPITLTYNTDDNHKKIALAITDMWKKNLGVDVKIENQEWGVFIKNRQSGDFQVARAGWVPDYNDPMTFIDMWTTKSGNNDIKLNDPTYDSLVEDAYKNPDNKARMEDFRKAEQILIGDQMGIMPIYYYTNPALVKPYLKGVTLDYSGSVDYSRAYLLEH; from the coding sequence ATGAAGAAGCAAAGATGGCTTGTCCTTCTGACGCTTGTTCTTGCTGTAAGCTTTGTATTGGCCGCTTGCGGTTCCAACAATAACAACTCTGCAGCAAACAGCGGTAACGGAGGAAGCAATACTGGCAGCAGCAATGCTGGCGGTGAAGAGAAATTGGCAGCAGACCAAACACTCCGCATTAACTTTGCGGCTGATGTGCCGACATTTGATCCTGCACAAGCGCAGGACAACCAGGCGCACACAGCATTGAACCTGATGTATGAAGGTTTGGTTCGTGTCGACGAGAACTCCAAAGAAGTTCCGGGCGTTGCGGAAAGCTGGGAGCCAGACTCTACTGGCAAAGTCTACACTTTCCATCTTCGCAAAGATGCTAAATGGAGCAACGGCGACCCTGTAACAGCAAATGATTTCGTATTTGCTTGGCAGCGCGTTCTTGATCCTAAAACTCAACCGGCTCCAGCTTATGCTTACCAATTGTTTTATCTGAAGAATGCTGAAGCCTATAACCAAGGAAAAATCACCGATTTCTCCCAAGTTGGCGTAAAAGCAGTTGACGATTATACGCTTGAAGTGACTTTGGAGAATACAACGCCTTACTTTGTTAACTTGACTTCTTTCTACACTTATTTCCCAGTGCATAAGTCCGTTGCGGATAACGACAAATGGGCAACAGATCCAAGCACCATGATTACCAACGGTCCATTCACGCTGACTGGCCTGGTAACAGGTCAATCAATGGAATTCACCAAAAATCCTAACTACTGGGATAATAAAGACATTAAATTGGACAAAATTAAAGCTACTGTCGTTAACAGCGCAGCAACTGAAGTTTTGTCGTACCAAAGCGGCGAGCTTGATCGTGCAGGTCAGCCAAACGGCAACATTCCTGCCGACCAAATCCAGATCTTGAAAGACCAATATAAAGACGAGTTCCATATCGATCCGGTAGCAAGTCTTTACTATTATGAGTTCAATACAAAAGCTAAACCTTTCGATAACGCTAAAATCCGCAAGGCATTTGCGATGGCAATCGATCGTCAAGCGATCGTTGACAACGTAACTAAAGCGGGCCAAGTTCCTGCATTCGGGTTGATTCCTCCGGGCATCAACGGAGCTGAGAAATCGTTCCGTGAAGAGTATCCGGAAGATTACTTCAAAGAAGACGTAACTGAAGCTAAGAAATTGCTTCAAGAAGGTATGGCTGAAGAAGGAATTACTTCCCTGCCTCCAATTACTTTGACTTACAACACCGATGACAACCACAAGAAAATTGCCTTGGCAATTACTGACATGTGGAAGAAAAATCTTGGCGTAGACGTTAAAATCGAAAACCAAGAGTGGGGCGTATTTATCAAAAACCGCCAGAGCGGCGACTTCCAAGTTGCTCGTGCCGGCTGGGTGCCTGACTACAACGACCCAATGACCTTTATTGATATGTGGACAACGAAGAGCGGTAACAACGATATTAAACTGAACGATCCAACGTACGATTCCCTTGTTGAAGATGCATACAAAAACCCTGACAACAAAGCTCGTATGGAAGACTTCCGTAAAGCCGAACAAATCCTGATCGGCGACCAAATGGGAATCATGCCGATTTACTATTACACCAACCCGGCATTGGTTAAACCATATCTGAAAGGTGTAACTTTGGATTACAGCGGTTCCGTTGACTACTCCAGAGCTTACCTGCTTGAACACTAA
- a CDS encoding DUF3397 domain-containing protein, giving the protein MAILEPFIALSVLPIIPFLLVYAGSYIWKRDKRRSLLLAMDITTLFLILSVSALFNQIFGTGFGFYLILLFMLVCGGLIGSAQNRLKGQVNPKRLVKAVWRLSFLLTSVAYLIFFIIGFFPYIWAV; this is encoded by the coding sequence ATGGCAATCCTTGAACCTTTTATCGCTTTAAGCGTTCTCCCGATCATTCCTTTTCTGCTGGTCTATGCAGGTTCCTATATATGGAAGCGGGACAAAAGAAGGTCGCTGCTGCTGGCTATGGATATAACAACCTTGTTTTTGATTCTTTCGGTTTCGGCTTTGTTCAATCAAATTTTTGGAACCGGATTTGGGTTCTATCTGATCTTGTTGTTTATGCTGGTCTGCGGCGGGCTGATCGGCAGCGCCCAGAATCGGCTCAAAGGACAAGTAAACCCTAAACGCCTTGTTAAGGCTGTATGGCGGCTTTCGTTTCTTCTCACCAGTGTGGCCTACCTGATTTTCTTTATTATTGGATTTTTTCCTTACATATGGGCAGTATAA